A window of the Cicer arietinum cultivar CDC Frontier isolate Library 1 chromosome 6, Cicar.CDCFrontier_v2.0, whole genome shotgun sequence genome harbors these coding sequences:
- the LOC101508686 gene encoding uncharacterized protein: MDFQVVVLAGGVSKKLLPLVSKELPKALLPVANRPVLSYVVELLELSNLKDLIVVVEGEDAALNVGAWISGAYADRLHVEVAAVPEDVGTAGAIRAIARHLYAKDILVVSGDLVSDVPIGAVAATHRRHDAVVTALLCNAPISGPLESVSSGGKDKTKKPGRYDLIGLDPTKQFLLHIATGAEVEKDLRIQKSILRAVGQIEIRADLMDAHLYAFKRSVLLEVLEQKGAFNSLKHDVLPYLVRSQLKSEVLLNGIPQAEENGSEKVISQSNQQMLSQILANASEPTFHLRHTLNTNGSDSVRRTHKCCVYIAGSSKYCARLNSIQAYNDINRDVIGEASHLSGYSFSAHNNIIHPTAELGAKTTVGPHCMLGEGSQMGDKCSVKRSVIGRHCRIGANVKVVNSVVMNHVTIGDCCSIQGSVICSNVQLQERAILKDCQVGAGFVVTAGSECKGEVLAKKWN, translated from the exons ATGGATTTTCAAGTCGTGGTTCTCGCCGGTGGCGTCTCCAAAAAACTCCTTCCCCTCGTTTCAAAG GAGCTTCCGAAGGCTTTACTTCCGGTGGCGAACCGTCCGGTTCTCTCTTACGTTGTCGAGCTTTTGGAACTTAGTAACCTTAAAGATCTCATCGTG GTAGTTGAAGGTGAAGATGCTGCTCTTAACGTTGGTGCTTGGATTTCTGGGGCTTATGCTGATCGCCTCCATGTTGag GTTGCTGCAGTTCCTGAGGATGTGGGAACAGCTGGTGCAATTCGAGCAATTGCACGCCACCTATATGCAAAAGACATTTTG GTTGTCAGCGGGGATCTTGTTTCCGATGTTCCGATTGGTGCTGTTGCGGCTACTCATCGCCGACATGATGCGGTTGTCACTGCTTTGCTTTGCAATGCTCCTATAAGTGGACCTTTGGAGTCAGTGTCCTCTGGTGGGAAAGACAAAACCAAGAAACCTGGCCGCTATGATTTGATAGGGCTGGACCCTACGAAACAGTTTTTACTTCATATAGCAACTG GAGCCGAAGTTGAAAAAGATCTTCGAATTCAGAAGAGTATTCTCCGTGCTGTAGGCCAG ATAGAAATAAGAGCTGATCTAATGGATGCCCACTTGTATGCGTTCAAAAG ATCAGTTCTACTAGAAGTTCTAGAACAAAAGGGTGCATTTAATAGCTTAAAGCATGATGTATTGCCATATCTTGTCCGCAGCCAACTG AAATCAGAAGTATTATTAAATGGTATACCACAAGCAGAAGAAAATGGATCTGAGAAGGTTATTTCTCAAAGCAATCAACAAATGCTGTCTCAAATACTTGCTAATGCATCTGAGCCAACCTTTCATCTACGACATACACTTAATACTAATGGTTCTGATTCTGTTCGAAGAACCCATAAATGCTGTGTCTATATTGCTGGAAGCAGCAAGTACTGTGCTCGCCTGAATTCTATACAAGCATACAATGATATAAACCGCGAT GTGATAGGAGAAGCTAGTCACTTGTCAGGGTATTCCTTCTCTGCTCACAACAACATTATCCATCCTACTGCAGAGCTTGGAGCAAAAACAACT GTAGGACCACATTGTATGCTGGGGGAAGGTTCGCAGATGGGCGACAAATGCAGTGTCAAACGGTCTGTCATTGGCCGCCATTGTAGGATAGGTGCCAATGTTAAG GTTGTCAATTCAGTAGTTATGAACCATGTTACTATTGGTGACTGTTGTTCAATCCAAGGTTCTGTCATCTGCAGCAATGTACAGCTCCAAGAACGTGCCATACTAAAAGATTGTCAA GTTGGAGCAGGTTTTGTGGTCACTGCCGGTAGTGAGTGCAAAGGGGAGGTATTGGCTAAGAAATGGAACTGA
- the LOC101509005 gene encoding probable polyamine transporter At3g13620, translating to MVESDNSLYSSTQNSYNQHLLNQRVENEDPELETKSQKKLALLPLIFLIYFEVSGGPYGEEATVGAAGPLFAILGFVIFPFIWSIPEALLTAELATTFPGNGGFVIWANEAFGPFWGSLMGYWKFFSGVINLASFPVLCIDYLKLVLPVLSSGLPRYVSIFFSTCLLSFLNYSGLAIVGYTAVGLGVISLLPFVLMSLISLPKIDPSRWLSLGQEGVKKDWTLFFNTIFWNLNFWDSASTLAGEVEEPHKTFPKALFFAGLLTCLGYLIPLLAATGAMPLDQQVWVDGYFANVASLIAGNWLKYWMEIGAVLSLIGLFEAQLSSAAYQLLGMSDLGFIPKIFGERSKLFNTPWMAILVSTFVALAMTFFSFTEIISTVNFLYSLGMLLEFASFLKLRKKFPTMKRPFTVPIGFFGLILMCLVPSVLLVYVMTVATKIVYLSSALLTSLGILLYYFMNICKSMRWIEFTGVGDKLDEDEDIII from the coding sequence atggtTGAATCTGATAATTCCCTTTACTCTTCAACACAAAATTCTTATAATCAACATCTTCTAAATCAAAGGGTAGAAAATGAAGATCCAGAGCTAGAAAccaaatcacaaaaaaaattagCACTTCTACCTCTAATTTTTCTGATCTATTTTGAGGTATCTGGTGGTCCTTATGGTGAAGAAGCAACAGTAGGTGCTGCAGGTCCACTTTTTGCAATTCTTGGTTTTGTGATTTTCCCTTTTATTTGGAGTATTCCAGAAGCACTTTTAACTGCAGAATTAGCTACGACTTTCCCTGGAAATGGTGGATTTGTTATTTGGGCTAATGAAGCTTTTGGCCCATTTTGGGGTTCTCTTATGGGCTATTGGAAATTTTTCAGTGGTGTTATAAATTTAGCATCTTTTCCAGTTTTGTGTATAGATTATCTCAAACTTGTGCTTCCAGTTTTGTCCTCAGGGTTACCTCGTTATGTGtcaattttcttttcaacttgtttGTTGTCTTTTTTGAATTATTCTGGTTTGGCTATAGTTGGTTATACTGCAGTTGGTTTAGGAGTAATTTCCCTTTTACCCTTTGTGTTAATGTCTTTGATTTCATTGCCAAAAATTGATCCTAGTAGATGGTTAAGTTTAGGTCAAGAGGGTGTGAAAAAAGATTGGACACTTTttttcaatacaattttttgGAACTTGAATTTTTGGGATAGTGCTAGTACTTTAGCTGGTGAAGTTGAAGAGCCACATAAAACATTTCCAAAAGCTTTGTTTTTTGCTGGATTGCTTACATGTTTAGGTTATTTAATTCCTTTGTTGGCTGCTACTGGTGCTATGCCACTTGATCAACAAGTTTGGGTTGATGGGTATTTTGCTAATGTGGCTAGTTTGATTGCTGGTAATTGGTTGAAATATTGGATGGAAATTGGTGCTGTTTTGTCACTTATTGGATTATTTGAAGCTCAATTAAGTAGTGCTGCATATCAACTTTTGGGTATGTCTGATTTGGGATTTATACCTAAAATTTTTGGTGAAAGGTCAAAGTTGTTTAACACACCTTGGATGGCAATTTTGGTGTCAACATTTGTAGCACTTGCTATGACTTTTTTCAGTTTTACAGAGATTATATCTACTGTTAATTTTTTGTATAGTTTGGGGATGCTTTTGGAGTTTGCTTCTTTCCTTAAGTTGAGGAAAAAATTCCCTACAATGAAAAGACCTTTTACGGTACCAATTGGATTCTTTGGTTTGATACTAATGTGTTTGGTTCCATCAGTGCTTTTGGTTTATGTCATGACAGTTGCTACCAAAATTGTATATTTGTCTAGTGCTTTATTAACCTCATTAGGGATACTGTTGTATTATTTCATGAATATTTGTAAGTCCATGAGGTGGATTGAATTTACTGGTGTAGGTGATAAAttggatgaagatgaagatattaTCATATAG
- the LOC101509324 gene encoding uncharacterized protein, which yields METIPVNTMIPSTSLTHIQNKHIGSPIRPLITTKTSTQYRNFRFAIHAKFSDTNFQDFRSYARPSGLLPASEVKVYTNTSFENILSSLREDRTKSLFRVKLGTSNLYGSNISDFNAGILLCLIDENGNSILQRIPVSLMTSESEDILHFQRGSVDEFIFEGPKFARLEALWVSVESGQWRLGSISLTAISCESQPMLTKEAVQPQYTGYQYDFQVEDALLGEGSDLSMLELRPSLVTQLEGTDPISLLNKGLLYESTLLLPSPKISKEESTMEYANLKFSLLFYDAVLILFGTSIASLSAGENIGFAFFIGGIGGFLYLLLLQRYVDGLPGSKLISSNKRGTDALFRGLKGPIVSVALAIGLAVFVLKYSSGDDFEVILTPKDLIVGMMGFLACKVSVVLAAFKPITLGKKLPSDI from the exons ATGGAGACAATTCCTGTGAACACTATGATTCCTTCAACTTCACTCACTCACATCCAAAACAAACACATAGGCTCACCTATTCGTCCATTAATTACAACTAAAACTTCAACTCAATACAGGAATTTTCGTTTTGCTATTCATGCCAAATTCTCTGATACTAATTTTCAAG ATTTCCGGAGTTATGCTAGACCTTCAGGACTTTTGCCAGCCTCTGAAGTGAAAGTGTACACAAATACatcatttgaaaatattttatcttcaCTTAGAGAGGATAGAACCAAATCTTTATTCAGGGTTAAGTTGGGTACCAGCAACTTATATGGCTCAAATATAAGTGATTTCAATGCTGGAATTCTTCTATGCTTGATAGATGAAAATGGAAATTCCATATTGCAGAGAATACCTGTGAGTTTGATGACTTCAGAATCAGAGGATATACTTCATTTCCAAAGAGGTTCTGTTGATGAATTCATTTTTGAAGGTCCAAAATTTGCAAGACTTGAAGCTCTTTGGGTCAGTGTTGAATCGG GTCAATGGCGCCTAGGAAGTATTTCCTTAACGGCCATTAGTTGTGAATCGCAACCAATGTTGACAAAAGAAGCGGTGCAACCACAGTACACTGGCTACCAGTATGACTTTCAGGTTGAGGATGCATTGCTTGGTGAAGGAAGTGATCTGTCCATGTTGGAGTTAAGACCTAGTCTAGTGACTCAGCTTGAAGGGACTGATCCTATAAGTTTGTTAAACAAAGGACTACTTTATGAAAGTACCTTGCTCCTCCCAAGTCCTAAGATCTCAAAGGAAGAGAGCACGATGGAATACGCAAATTTGAAATTCTCATTGCTATTTTATGATGCTGTGCTGATATTGTTCGGCACGTCAATTGCTTCCCTCTCGGCTGGGGAAAATATCGGGTTCGCTTTCTTTATTGGCGGGATTGGAGGCTTCTTGTATCTGCTATTGTTGCAAAGGTATGTGGATGGATTGCCAGGTTCAAAATTAATCTCCAGCAATAAGAGAGGAACTGATGCATTGTTTAGGGGGTTGAAGGGTCCTATAGTAAGTGTGGCATTGGCTATAGGATTGGCtgtatttgttttaaagtaTAGTTCAGGAGATGATTTTGAAGTGATCTTAACACCAAAAGATCTCATCGTTGGAATGATGGGATTTCTTGCATGTAAAGTTTCTGTGGTGTTGGCTGCATTTAAGCCTATAACGCTTGGAAAGAAGTTACCAAGTGACATATAA
- the LOC101509639 gene encoding serine/threonine-protein phosphatase PP2A catalytic subunit, with protein MDSNSHGNLDEQISQLMQCKPLSEQEVRVLCDKAKEILMEESNVQPVKSPVTICGDIHGQFHDLAELFRIGGKCPDTNYLFMGDYVDRGYYSVETVTLLVALKVRYRQRITILRGNHESRQITQVYGFYDECLRKYGSANVWKMFTDLFDYFPLTALVESEIFCLHGGLSPSIETLDNIRNFDRVQEVPHEGPMCDLLWSDPDDRCGWGISPRGAGYTFGQDISEQFNHTNNLKLIARAHQLVMEGYNWGHDQKVVTIFSAPNYCYRCGNMASILEVDDCKGHTFIQFEPAPRRGEPDVTRRTPDYFL; from the exons ATGGATTCCAATTCCCATGGTAATCTCGATGAGCAGATTTCTCAGCTCATGCAGTGCAAACCCTTGTCTGAGCAAGAG GTAAGGGTCTTGTGTGATAAGGCGAAAGAAATTTTGATGGAAGAAAGCAATGTCCAG CCTGTAAAAAGTCCTGTTACAATTTGTGGTGATATTCATGGGCAATTCCATGATCTTGCCGAGCTTTTCCGCATTGGAGGCAAG TGTCCAGATACAAACTACTTGTTTATGGGAGATTATGTTGACCGTGGCTATTATTCTGTCGAAACCGTAACG CTTTTGGTCGCCCTTAAAGTGCGTTACCGGCAGCGTATTACTATTTTGAGGGGGAATCATGAAAGTCGCCAG ATTACTCAAGTTTATGGATTTTATGATGAGTGCCTACGGAA GTATGGTAGTGCTAATGTTTGGAAGATGTTTACTGATTTGTTTGACTACTTCCCATTGACAGCATTG GTTGAATCTGAAATATTTTGTCTTCATGGTGGGTTATCCCCATCTATTGAAACCCTTGACAACATTCGTAATTTTGATCGTGTGCAAGAAGTTCCTCATGAGGGACCCATGTGTGATCTTCTATGGTCTGATCCGGATGATCGCTGTGGTTGGGGAATCTCTCCTAGAGGTGCCGGGTACACATTTGGCCAG GACATATCTGAGCAGTTTAACCACACAAATAATTTGAAGCTGATTGCTAGAGCTCACCAGCTGGTTATGGAAGGATATAACTGGGGTCAC GATCAAAAGGTGGTTACCATATTCAGTGCACCTAATTATTGCTATCGCTGTGGGAACATGGCATCCATCCTTGAAGTTGATGATTGCAAAGGACACACATTCATTCAG TTTGAGCCAGCTCCAAGGAGGGGAGAGCCAGATGTAACCAGGAGAACCCCTGACTACTTCCTATGA